TCATTTTATCAAATTAATTTTAAGATAAGTTTGGACTTAATCTTAGTATCTTTAGGTAATAAACTAAGAAATTATGTGGCAGGAAATAGAAAATAAACTTTATAAGAATTTTGAGTTTAAAAACTTTTCAGAGGCATTCGCATTTATGACACGTGTGGCCTTAATTGCTGAGAAAATGGATCATCACCCTACTTGGACAAATACTTGGAATAGAGTAGAAGTCTGGCTTTCCACTCATGATGCAGGTAATATGATAACTAGAAAGGACGAAGACTTGGCTAAAGCAATAGATGAATTATTGTAGTCTTTATTTTAAGAGATTTAGATATGTTGGGGCACTACCATTACAGGAATTCTTGCATGACGAACCACAAATTCTGCAATACTACCCATAAAGAAATGTGCTAATCCCGTTCTACCATGTGTACCCATTACAATCAAGTCGGCTTTCCATTCTTTAGCGGTATTTAAAATTTCATCTTTAGGAAATCCCTCTGGAAAGAATTTGGATATTTCTATATTACCGTCAAGCGGTTCGTACATTTTAATTATTTGGTTCATCGTTTCTTCTGCTTGTTGCAACAAAATACTTTCACTTTGTTGTGGCGTAATATCCAAATCTATATTCACTATTTCACGACTTCTGTCTATAACGAAAATCAATCCTATCGCAGCATTTAATGTATGTGCTAGAGAGATTCCTTTTTTCGCACCATGTAAGGAGCATGGGCTGCTATCTATAGCAATTAAAATCTTTTTAAAAGACATGGCTTTATTGCTTTTAGAATTTAAAGTTACACTTTTCTGGATTATTTATTTATATTAATTATTATATCAACGGATATTTATTCTTTATTTGTTATATTTACAAATATCTATATAAAATAACTTTTTGTAGATTATATTTTAATTCATTTTTGTTCTTGCTAATAATATTTAAAAAAATAAAGCACGATTTTATTTATGCGAAAAATAATTATTTTATTAGTAATTTTTATTTCTGCTTTGAGTGTAAATGGACAGGAATATCTAATTACTAATTATGGCGCTTCATTAGATAGTAACAGGTTAAATACGACAGTAATACAAAACGTAATTGATAAAGCATCTTTAAATGGAGGAGGGACAATTGTCATTCCTAAAGGAGTCTTTTTAACGGGTGCATTATTTTTCCAGCCTAACACAAAGCTTAAATTAATGGAAGGAGCTAAATTAAAGGGCTCAGATAATATAGCAGATTATCCATTTGGTCCTTCAAGGATGGAAGGACATAACCTTTATTACTACGCTGCATTGATTAATGCTTATCATGTAAATAATTTTAGTATTACTGGTCCGGGAACCATTGATGGGAATGGCTTGAGTTATTGGACAGAATTTTGGAAAAGAAGAAAAGAGGCAAAGAAAGAAGGTAGAATACTCACTAATTTAGAAGTTCATCGCCCAAGGTTACTTTTTATTTGGCAATGTAATGATGTGGTAATAAAGGATGTGAAGTTGCATAATTCTGGTTTTTGGACGACCCATTTGTATGAATGTACGAATGTTTTAATAGATAGTTGTGACATTCGTTCTTCATTTAGCCCCGTGCCTGCACCCAGTACGGATGGGGTAGATATAGATGTTTGTAAAAATATCCTGATTAAAAATTCATATATTTCTGTGAATGATGATGGTGTCTGCATCAAAGGTGGTAAAGGCCCCAATGCGCAAAATATTGCCGGGAATGGTAGCGTAGAGAATGTGCTGATTGAGAATTGTACTTATGGAAGAGTCAATGCTTGTCTAACTTTTGGGAGTGAGTGTCTTCACGGAAAAAATATAGAAATAAGAAACTGTAAAGTAGATAATCATAATCCTATTTTACTGTTTAAAATGCGGCCCGATACTTATCAGGTTTATGAAAATGTGAAGGTGGATAATATAACCGGCAAGTGCGGCGTGATTGTAAAAATGTCACCTTGGACACAGTTTTTCGATATGAAGGGGAGCGAAGCAAAACCATTCGGAACGGTTCGCAATGTTAGTATTTCTAATGTGAATGTGCAATGTGAATCTTTGGGTATTATGAAGGGGAACCCGCTTGATAAAGTGTCAAATATTAGTTTTAAAAATATTAATGCACGCGCTCAAAAGCCCATATTTGAAACACCTTACAAAAATATCTCTATGGAGAATGTAATAGTCAATGGTAAATCTTTTAAATTGAATTAATGTTTTTTGAATGAGAAATATTTATCTCAAGAGAATCATTCCCAATAGGGTTGCTAACAGACTAAATACGACACTTAAAATAACATAAGAAAAGAAGTAGAAATAATCACCTTGTTTAAAGAGCGTGACGCTTTCAAATGAAAAGCTGGAGAATGTGGTGTATCCACCACAAAGGCCGGTAATTAGAAACAAGCGCCATTCAAAACCAAGCCCTGCATATTTTTCGAATACTGCATATAAAAGCCCAATAATAAAACAGCCACTCACATTTGCTACGAATGTGCCTAAGGGGAAAACCAGTGTAAACATGCTGCTTATAGCCAATTGTACTAAGTAACGAAAAATGCTACCTATTGCACCACCCAATCCTATTACAAATAACTGTTTAAACATGTTAATCTTTTTAATGCAAGTCCCAAAACTCTACTTCTTTAAAGATAGCCACTTTCCCTTTTAAGTGATTGTAATTTCTTAAGAAAAAACGTTCCCCATTTTCTCGGCTATCTATGAGTTCTACACACATATTCAATTTAGAATTGTCGCCCTCTGCCGTAAATGATTGATTTTTTTTTCTTATTGAATCCTGAATGTGTATGCAGTTTGCCCATTTTTTGTGTGATAATTCTTTTGCTCATTATCTCAATTATTTAATTAGTACAGAAACTGTCTTGTACATTAGGCTTTCCATTTCTTGCCTTTTAATCGTTCCTTTCTTAATTCACGTAAGGTATCTTTTGCACCTCTTTGTTCCTCAGCTGTAAGTTTTGAAAAGGCCAATCTTTGCGATTGATAAATACCTGAATGTCCGCTAAAATAGTAAGCTGTAAAACAAGCAACTGCATAATACAAAGCATACTCCCCGCCAAACAATTCAATGCCCATTAAAGTACAAGCAATAGGCGTGTTAGTGGCTCCAGCGAAGACGGCAATAAATCCAAGTCCTGCCATTAAATCTACCGGGGCGCCGGTAATCATTGCAAAGGCGTTACCCAATGCTGCACCTATGAAAAAGAGGGGTGTAACTTCTCCACCTTTGAAACCCATACTTAGCGTGATAGCTGTAAACAGTAATTTCCAGAACCAGCTAAAATACCCTGCACCGCCAGCTTTGAAACAAGTTAAGATTGATACACTATTGGGGTCTGGGTTAGAAACACCAAGGCCTAAATAACTATCTGTTCCCAAAATATAGGTAAGTACTATAATGAGGCATCCCCCAAGAACAGGAATCAGCCATTTCGTTTTGATAAATTTGTTGCTGTAATTTTTGATAGTATGACATAGTTCTGAGAATAAATAACTCGCCAATCCAAAACAAATACCCCCCATGACAACTTTTAAAAGTAACCTTAAATCAAAATGGATAAATTTGGCTGTATAAACAATTGTGTCTTTAAATGTAATAAAATATGCCGTGTGGTGAATTCCCCAAGATTTACAGGCAATATCTGCTAATACGCTTGCGATAAGACAGGGAAGCAAAGCCTTATGGGTAATTTTCCCTACTGTTAATACTTCTAAAGCAAATATGCCGCCACTGAGGGGTACACCAAATACAGAACCAAAACCTGCGGCAATTCCCATCATTAAAAGAATACGTGTATCTTCTTTATTAAGCTTAAATTTCTTTACAAAAAAACCCGCTATGCTTCCGCCAATTTGTATGGCTGTCCCTTCACGGCCGGCAGATCCGCCAAATAAGTGGGTAATAACAGTGGTGATTAATACCAGGGGTGCCATTCTGAAAGGGATGCCACCACCTGGTTTGTGGATTTCATCGATGATTAAGTTATTCCCCGCTTCTGCATTTTTACCTGAAAATTTATAACTGAAATAAATAATTACGCCGGCAATTGGTAACAAAAATAATAACCAAGGATGTGCCCATCGAAAGCTTGTTGCCGTTTCTAAAAGCCATAGAAACAAGGCGACTACTGAACCTATTATAGCCGCTACAGGAATAGCTATTAAGCTCCACCTTAATAAGTGTTTCAGAATAATAATGTGCTCGTAACGCGATTTGATTTTTTTCATAAACTCCTACAAATAAATTAAATGCCGTATGTTTTATACAGTTCTATTTGTAGGTGCCATCAGCTTTTCGATGAAAAGCGGTTAAGTAGGAAGACGCCATTTCCTTTTAATAAAAAGCAAAGTTAATCGATAATTTTATTTCTTTAAAATTAAATAGAAAGTATTTTAATGTAAATGCGATATTGAACGCTCTACTGTACATATTTATAATAGAAGTTTATTTTTTATTCTGTAGCTAGGGTAAAACCTTTAAAGGTGAAGCCGCCTTTTGTAAAATAGATTTTTATTTTGTTGACGCCTTTTTTTAAGAAAATCGAACTTGTTTTAGAGGCTTCAAAGTTGGTATTGTTTCCTGTATTTTCAACTTTTAAATTTTGTAAAAACAATTTGTCATTATTGAAAATATTGATCATTCCACCATTGTTTTTACTCGCTGTAAGGTATGAGATACGGTATTTTCCAGTTTTATTGACGGATACAGTATATTGGAGCCATTCGCCATTTTCTATAGAGAAAACATAAGGTTGATGGTTGGCATCATTTTTAATATCTACGCCGTCATTTCTATAAGTATGTCCACGATTTCCTTCTGTATGTACACCAGGCGTGTACATGTAACTTGCTGTATCGGCATCATTGTAGGCGAAACCGTTTCTGCCTAAATCGTAATCGACTGCCTTAATAAAGGTGTTTTTTGAAATGGTATTGGGCTTAAATGGAAGGGTAGAGGTGGTATAAGGTTGTCTAAACATGGCATCAATTACATCCTTATGAAAAATGTTGTTTTCTATTTTAATATTTTGAAGTAAACTGTTTAATATTTGTTCGGCTTTTACCTTTGATAGGGTTATCTTTTTACCTGCACAATAATCTACAAATTGCTGATAATTTTTTGGCTCTTTTATTTCCAAAGGATTGTTGATGCCCATTTTCTTTAATTGCCACCAACTCCAACCAATATCGTTTTTCTCCATCAAACGAATATTATTGGTAAACCAGGTATTGGAATTCTCTCCCGTTTCGCCCAACCAAAGTGGCACATTATATTTTGTTCTGTAATCTAGGAATTTTTGAATAGATGCTTGATTATTAAAATTACCATATTTGTGAAAACTGATGACCATATTTTTATCCCAAAGAGGGAACATGCCATTGTAATTATTGGCAAAACCATTTCCTTCTAAAATAATGATATGGTTGGAATCCACACTCCGTATGGCTTTGGTAATACGGATAAATAAATTGTGCAATGGAATATTCCTTTTTTCGGTCGTGCCTCTTGTGTCTTTTGGGTCATCAAACCCCCAATTCGTTTCATTTAGAATATCATAACCACCAATGCTTGTATTGTTTGCATAACGGATTGCCAGTTTTTTCCAGAGAGCTACTGTTTTATCTTGATTGGCTTTGGATTGCCATAATGATGGTTCATCGGGATGCCTATCAGAAATGGCCAGATCATTGCCTTCTCCACCGGGTGCCGCATGTAAATCTAATATTAAATATATATGATCTTGCTTGCACCAATTCAATAAAGAATCAATCATTTCAAAACCTTTTGGCAGCCAGGTGTTTTGGCCCTTTATTGGTTCTTCCTTAACGGATAAAGTGAATAAGCGGTAATGCAAAGGGAGTCGAATCGCATTAAAACCCCAAGACGCCATGGAGTCTATATCTGCTTTCTGTGTATGGAATTTAAGCCACTTATTATAAAAAATAGCTGTTTCTTTTTCACCAATCAGATCGGTTATTTTGCCTTTAATTTTGTATTGCTGCCCCAGAAAGCCTAAGTGAAACATATAGCCTTCTTGCAGCATCCAGCCACCAAACCCCATACTTCTAATGATAAAATCTTTGTTGGTATTATTCACTATCTTCTTGCCTTGTACACGAAGAAAACCTTGTGCTTTTATCTGTTGTGCAGATAAGAAAATGGCTATAACAATAATGGTATTTGAAAATATCTTTTGCACTTTTATTTTTTAGAGAGGTTTATAATAGCGAACATAATCAATGAGCATTCTTTGTGGAAATTTTGTTGTACTATCAGGATTACCCGGCCAATCACCGCCGACTGCAACATTAAATAATAAGAAAAAAGGATTGTCAAAAGGATAGCTGCCGTCTTTAAAATCTTGCCGCGAAACTTTTACATAAGGAATATTGTCTACCAATATTTGCATGGAGTCTTTCTTCCGAATTAAACTATACAAGTGAAAGTTTTTTGAGAAATCTTCATTAATTAAATTATATCTGTTATTAATGGTTCCTTCTGTTTGATCAGCTTTTTCCCAATGAAAAGAACCCACTATCTGTTGGGGATTTTTTCCCACTAATTCCATTATGTCAATTTCCCCACATTCAGGCCAATTAACTTTTGCTACATTGCTACCTAACATCCACAGCGCTGGCCACATTCCACTGGATACTGGTAGTTTGGCACGCATATCAATTCTCCCATAGGTAAATTCTTTTTTGTTTTGTGTGGTAATTCTCGCGGATGTATAATGAAAAGAATCGCAATTTTCTTTCCTTGCTTCCATTACTAAAATCCCTTTAGAGATATAAACATTTTTGGGACTTGAAGTGTAATACTCCAATTCATTATTGCCCCACCCTTTATGGTTTCCTATTTCGTAATTCCATACTTTTTTGTTCAGTTTTTTTTCATTAAATTCATCATGCCAGGCCAAAGTATAGCCCTTATATTGTGGAATTGAATCGATATGAATTATTTTTCTCGCGTAAGATTTATACATTACCATTAAACAAGGTAGGAGTAGGGCACTATATAGAAATTTGTTTTTCATTATTAGTGTAATTTTATTTCAAAACATAAAGAATGATTCAATTTATCGAGCTTTCAAACCCTCTCTACCAAATGAATGTAGCGACAGCACCGGCCGGCAATGTTGGTGAAACAACTTGTCCTTTGAACTGAATATTAAACGTAGTCGTAGTAGTAGCCTTGTTCAACACAATTAATACTTTTTTGCCATCGGGCGTTTGAAAAGCAACATTTGGTAAATTACTTGCCGCCGTTGAGGCAATACGCACCGATCCAGGTCGAACAAATTTAGCTGCATGTGCGACTACATAATAGCTTTGATTTCTTTGCAATACGGATGTTCCACTAATGGTAACTGCACCCAGACAATTAGAGCAACCACCACTTAAATGTGGTTCGTAGTTCGGGTCTGATGCGAGATTCCATTCCAATGCATTTCTACTCCAATTGGTAGTGGCACCGATAATCACATTTTGGACATGCCATTGTAAATCGCCACCGAAGCTACCGTTGCCAAATGTAGCCTGTTCAGTAAAATAAATATTCTTATTTGGATACTGATTATGTACCGATGACATTGTACCAATATCACCTGCGTATAAATGGAAAGCTGAGCCGTCTACAAGATTGTATGTATTTGGATCATTCAATATATACGTAGCATATTCCGGGTGGTCTAAGTTGTGGTCATAAACGACAATTTTTGTCTTTATTCCATTTGCCTGAAAAGCAGGCGCTAAATAGTTTTTGATAAAATTATCCTCCGCTGTATCAACCATTAACATTGAGGGGTTGTTATAAGCATTTAAAGGCTCGTTTTGAGGCGTTATTGCATCGATAGTAACGCCCGCTGCCGCCATTGCTTGAATATATTTTACAAAATAATTTGCATAAATAGCATAACATACCGGTTTCAAAATACCTGGTGTCGCTCCGCCACCATAAAGGCTATTATTTGTTTTCATCCAAGCCGGCGCACTCCATGGTGTAGCAATAATTTTGATTGCCGGATTTAATGTTAATATTTTTTGTAATACCGGAATCAAATCTTTCTTTTCCATATCGACGCTAAAATGTTGCAAAGTAGAATCACCAGGTGTATCGTCATATGTAAAGGCTGTTGCGCTTAAATCGGATGCGCCAATACTTAACCGCAAATAGCTGACGCCAATATGGTTAGAGTCTGTTAGAAAAAGTTCTCTTAATAAATCATCTTTTGTTGCCGGAGCAAGTCCATTAATAAGAGAAGCGCTTCCACCGGTAAGTGCATAGCCAAAACCATCGATAGTTTGAAATTTTTGGGTACTATCTACATTAATCGTTGGATAAGCGTTTGTTGAGGATGCAAAATTCAACCCCACATTTTGTTGTTGAAATAAGGCTGACTTGTCTGCTGTTGTGAGCCAATAGGCTACATCGGCTTTTATAAAACCACTATATACCTGAACCGACAATGTAGTATCTTTTTTTATTGACCCGTTGTACGCAATTACCCGTACAGGATAAGTAGTGGTTGTTCCGGGGTTAGCTGTAAATGAATAACTGACTGTACCTCCGCCTGAATTGGTCAGCGTAAAAGTCTTATTACTTTCAGTGGGTAAAATAATCTGGTAAGTGGTGGCGTTAGTTGCCGACACGCTAATATTAACCGTTCCGCTCCCGTCGCCGTTAGGTGAAGAACTTGATGCGCCAACTAATTGTATCAAAACCTGTAAATTGGTTGGGGCTTTGGTGCTACTCTGAGGAATATCATTTTTTGAACAGGCGAACGAAAAAATTATCGAGAGGAAATATGCTCCGATTAAACCGGCTTTTTTAAAGAAATTCATTCAAAAATATTTTTGTTAATTATTAGAGACACAGATAACACGGGTATTATCGATTATACGGTTTTGGGTGATCTCCACGAAAATCTGTTTAGTCCGTGTCATCTGTGTGCTAAAACATTTAATTATACACTCTTACATAATCTACATACATTGTTGAACCCGAACCCAGGTTAATTGGGTTACCACCCATATCTCCCCCGACTGCGACATTGAAAATGAAGAAGAAATTCTGGTTAAACGGTTTTCCCAAATCATTCGCCACGCTATCGATCTTTACGCCGTCAACATAAAATGCAATGTGGTCCTTTCGCCAATCCATAGAATAAACGTGGAAGTCGGAAGTGGCGCCTGATACTTGAAGTTTTTTATTAGTATCGCCACCCCAGTGCAATGAACTTCCTACAACATTCAGCCCCCAAGTATTTGTTGCAGCCTCCATCATATCGATTTCGCCACAAGCTGGCCAACCCACAGTGCCAATATTGTTCCCCAACAGCCAAAGCGCAGGCCATGTACCTGGATCACCCGGAATCTTTGCCCTTATATCAACTCTTCCGTAGGTAAAGGAATATTTACCAGAAGTATTTATTCTGGCAGAAGTATAATTCCATCCACTGTTGTTATAATTGGGAGAATTAAGCGCTGTAATCTGTAGGTATCCATTTTGCACGCTTACATTTGCCGGATTGCTCGTATAATATTCTTTTTCATTGTTTACGCCGAGATTTCCGGTCTCATAGTTCCATATTTTCGTGTTTAAGGCTGTACTATCAAACTCGTCAGACCATACAATATTCTGGCCAGTGGGATTGCAGTAAACTGTCACAAATACAGTAGTATCTTTGTGTACTGCATTGTGATATGCCGAAATATTTATTGGATATTTAGTCGTTGTTCCTGGTGCAGAAGTGAAAACACATTCAACTGTACCACTCGAACCTGTTAGCGTATATGTCTTATTACTTTCTGTAGGCAGCACTATTTGAAAAGCATTCGCATTGGTTGCCGAAAATGAAAGATTAACCTTCCCGCTACCATCCCCATTGGGCGTAGAAGTGTTTGCGCCAACCACCTGAATATTGATACTAAGATTAGTTGGAACTTGATTATTTTCAGGTGAACTGCCACCTTTTGAACATGCAGCCAATAAGAAAAAGGACAACACAGAAAACAGGGTCACTTTATACATATTATTATTCATTTTTAAAAAATTTATTCCCCATACTTTGTATAATATATCCTTGACAAGGCATCAAGCCTTGTCAAGGATATTGACTTTATTTAAAAACTGTTTTTAGCCTTTAACGATAAGATTTAAGTCGGAATCCCCAATAATTATTGATATTGGCGACAAATATTCCAAACACAATTTCATCGTAGGTTCCACCTGCATCCACTTGATTGGTCGATATCTTCAATACATCATAAGTAGCAGATTGTAATGTAGGAGTTTTCTGCTCAACAGTATTGGATTTATCAGACAATCCTATATGAGCGCCTACACCATATACGGTAACTGTTCCTAATCCCATAGCGCCGCCGGAAGCAGAAATAGAATAAGTAAAAGTACCGCTACCCCAGGGCTTCAATGCCGGAACTACGTTATAAAGTGCTGTAGAAATAGGAGTAGGGGTGCTGGTGGAAGCTATCTCCTGAGAAGAAGAGCCAATAGCCGAATCTCTGGTAGATGCATAAGTTCCCTGATAATCGCTCCACGGAGCCGGTAAAGTTCCAGATGCAGTCCAGGGAGAATGGCCACCGTCTAAATACACCGTATTATTATCATTATAAATCATACTTTTCCCTGTTGTAAAAGTATATTTGTCATCCAGATAACCGTCGCGGCCGGTGCTATCGGCAATTTCTGCTGCGCCGAATGCCCACCATGCGCCACCACCACCATTTACTACACTTAATACATCTGCATAACTATCCCATACTACGCAAGAAGCAACAACCCTGTTAGGTATCCAGGTTCTTTGTGTAAGCCCTATTCCGGAGCCATCCAAAATGCCAAAAATACCATTTGGATCCAGGCCATAAGGATTATCCTGTGCTATATTTACAACTTGTGTAGCCATACTCGTGAGGCCGCCATTTCCGGTGGCAGTTAGTTTTACCGTATAAGCGCCTGCATTGGGTATGGTTACCTTTACCGTATCTCCTGTAAAAGTACCTATACTACCGCCATCGGAGCCGGTAACAGTCCAACTGGCGCTTTTACTGAATAAACTCGTACTGATCAATTCAAGGTTTTGCGGATTTGCAAAACTTGAAGGTGTCAACATTTGAGATTTGAAACTTGCCTTAACAGTATAAGGGTTATCTTGTGCTACATTGATTGTTTGCGAAACAGAATCCGTGCCGCCCTGCCCGGCTACGGTCAATTGAACGGCATAGTTTCCGGCATTTTGTATTACAACTTTTACCGTATCTCCTTTATATCTTCCGATACCCGGAATATTCCAGTAAGCAATGCTTGGCGTTGATGTAGTATTGATCAATTCAAGATTCCATGCTGTCGAATCACTTGTCGGCGTTATTGCAGCGCTCGTAAAACTAGCTGATGGGAAAGCTCCTAACGAGGGATTTTTTTTCTGACAGGAGCTAAAGAATAAACTCGCTGCCGAAACAATCACCCCGAAAGAGATGATTATTTTAAAATTTCTTTTATTCATATTATGATCGATTTATAATTAATAATTATTGCGGATAGCCGAAGTTTTGTTTGAAATTCGGATTTTGCATGTCCCTGTAAGAAATAGGAAACAGCTCATTCTTGCCGGCCGTAAAACCTCTTGAAGCTAATACAGTTGCAGCCTGTCCTGTACGAACCAAATCGAACCAGCGTGTTCCTTCGCCCATCAATTCCAAACGGCGCTCGTCATATATTTTTTGCAATGTAAGAGCGGCTAAAGGTGTTGCGCCTGCCCTCAAACGCACGGCATTTACCAATGCTAAAGCACGGTTAGCATCACCACCGCTTTTCAGCAATGCTTCTGCTTCCATTAAATAAGTATCTGCCAGGCGAATAATATAAGTATCCTGTTGAAAATTCAAGGGCGCATCACCACCCAGATTTGTTTCGTCTGTTTTCAGCGGCATGAACTTATTCAAAAAATAACCTGTATTTTGGTACCCTGCATTTGGATTATATTGTGCATATCCGGCATTTTCCAATGCCTGCATATCAAAAATGCTGGCAGCAAAACGTGTGTCTGTTCCTGTCATATTGTTTTTCATAAAATCGTAGCAGGTGGGCGTAATCGGGTTAAAGCTCCATGCCCCTACCGTACTCAATGCCGGTGCATGAGCCGGATCTTTTACGACATAACCTCTTGGACCTACTAGTGTACACAACGTAGTTCCCATATCCGAACCACTGCTCCAATTTCCCCAACCCGTTAAACCTTGATTGGTATGTACATCTTCAAAAATAGATTCCGAATTAAAACGTCCCGGTGAGTTTCCAAATAAAGGGTTTGAAGCAGTTAGTTTGTTGCTCCATAGATCGGCAAAATGAGTCAATAACTGATAACCAAAAGGGCTGGTAAAACTCGTTCCGTTTTGCGTACCATTCACCTTCGCCAAAGTTTGTGCCGCTAAAGCATATTTTGAATGATCTCCTGCAAAGGCAGCACTTCCATCAGAGTTTTTTGCCCCCGGCAAGCCGTCACCTTCGTACAAATATACTTTTCCCAATAAAGCGGTTGCAGCGCCTTGTGTCAGCCTCCCTGCATCTGATGCTGTGAGTGTTTTTGGTAAATCAGGAATAGCCGCCGTCAGGTCCTGTTCTATCTGTGCATATACTTCCGGAATAGTGGATTGCTTAACCGTATTAATTTCAGCAGCGCTTACCGGATGAATAAATAATGGAACATTGCCCCAAATACGCACTAAATTAAAATAGTAGTATGCCCGCAACGCCTTACATTCTGCAACGATTCTTGCAGTGTCGGTTACGCCTTTCGCAGTGCCAATATTATCTAACAAGGCATTAGCATTAGCAATACCGATAAAATAGGTGTACCACAAATTTGCTGGGCCATTGGTGTTGTCTCCAATATTAGTACCATTCATCTTATAGTCAGAAACAAACTGTACGCCACTTCCGTCAGTAGGGCCGCCACCACCACAATAAGCTTCATCTGAAGCGGCATTC
The Arachidicoccus soli DNA segment above includes these coding regions:
- a CDS encoding 4a-hydroxytetrahydrobiopterin dehydratase translates to MWQEIENKLYKNFEFKNFSEAFAFMTRVALIAEKMDHHPTWTNTWNRVEVWLSTHDAGNMITRKDEDLAKAIDELL
- a CDS encoding universal stress protein, with translation MSFKKILIAIDSSPCSLHGAKKGISLAHTLNAAIGLIFVIDRSREIVNIDLDITPQQSESILLQQAEETMNQIIKMYEPLDGNIEISKFFPEGFPKDEILNTAKEWKADLIVMGTHGRTGLAHFFMGSIAEFVVRHARIPVMVVPQHI
- a CDS encoding glycoside hydrolase family 28 protein; the protein is MRKIIILLVIFISALSVNGQEYLITNYGASLDSNRLNTTVIQNVIDKASLNGGGTIVIPKGVFLTGALFFQPNTKLKLMEGAKLKGSDNIADYPFGPSRMEGHNLYYYAALINAYHVNNFSITGPGTIDGNGLSYWTEFWKRRKEAKKEGRILTNLEVHRPRLLFIWQCNDVVIKDVKLHNSGFWTTHLYECTNVLIDSCDIRSSFSPVPAPSTDGVDIDVCKNILIKNSYISVNDDGVCIKGGKGPNAQNIAGNGSVENVLIENCTYGRVNACLTFGSECLHGKNIEIRNCKVDNHNPILLFKMRPDTYQVYENVKVDNITGKCGVIVKMSPWTQFFDMKGSEAKPFGTVRNVSISNVNVQCESLGIMKGNPLDKVSNISFKNINARAQKPIFETPYKNISMENVIVNGKSFKLN
- the crcB gene encoding fluoride efflux transporter CrcB, with the protein product MFKQLFVIGLGGAIGSIFRYLVQLAISSMFTLVFPLGTFVANVSGCFIIGLLYAVFEKYAGLGFEWRLFLITGLCGGYTTFSSFSFESVTLFKQGDYFYFFSYVILSVVFSLLATLLGMILLR
- a CDS encoding voltage-gated chloride channel family protein; translated protein: MKKIKSRYEHIIILKHLLRWSLIAIPVAAIIGSVVALFLWLLETATSFRWAHPWLLFLLPIAGVIIYFSYKFSGKNAEAGNNLIIDEIHKPGGGIPFRMAPLVLITTVITHLFGGSAGREGTAIQIGGSIAGFFVKKFKLNKEDTRILLMMGIAAGFGSVFGVPLSGGIFALEVLTVGKITHKALLPCLIASVLADIACKSWGIHHTAYFITFKDTIVYTAKFIHFDLRLLLKVVMGGICFGLASYLFSELCHTIKNYSNKFIKTKWLIPVLGGCLIIVLTYILGTDSYLGLGVSNPDPNSVSILTCFKAGGAGYFSWFWKLLFTAITLSMGFKGGEVTPLFFIGAALGNAFAMITGAPVDLMAGLGFIAVFAGATNTPIACTLMGIELFGGEYALYYAVACFTAYYFSGHSGIYQSQRLAFSKLTAEEQRGAKDTLRELRKERLKGKKWKA
- a CDS encoding cellulase family glycosylhydrolase; its protein translation is MQKIFSNTIIVIAIFLSAQQIKAQGFLRVQGKKIVNNTNKDFIIRSMGFGGWMLQEGYMFHLGFLGQQYKIKGKITDLIGEKETAIFYNKWLKFHTQKADIDSMASWGFNAIRLPLHYRLFTLSVKEEPIKGQNTWLPKGFEMIDSLLNWCKQDHIYLILDLHAAPGGEGNDLAISDRHPDEPSLWQSKANQDKTVALWKKLAIRYANNTSIGGYDILNETNWGFDDPKDTRGTTEKRNIPLHNLFIRITKAIRSVDSNHIIILEGNGFANNYNGMFPLWDKNMVISFHKYGNFNNQASIQKFLDYRTKYNVPLWLGETGENSNTWFTNNIRLMEKNDIGWSWWQLKKMGINNPLEIKEPKNYQQFVDYCAGKKITLSKVKAEQILNSLLQNIKIENNIFHKDVIDAMFRQPYTTSTLPFKPNTISKNTFIKAVDYDLGRNGFAYNDADTASYMYTPGVHTEGNRGHTYRNDGVDIKNDANHQPYVFSIENGEWLQYTVSVNKTGKYRISYLTASKNNGGMINIFNNDKLFLQNLKVENTGNNTNFEASKTSSIFLKKGVNKIKIYFTKGGFTFKGFTLATE
- a CDS encoding glycoside hydrolase family 16 protein; amino-acid sequence: MKNKFLYSALLLPCLMVMYKSYARKIIHIDSIPQYKGYTLAWHDEFNEKKLNKKVWNYEIGNHKGWGNNELEYYTSSPKNVYISKGILVMEARKENCDSFHYTSARITTQNKKEFTYGRIDMRAKLPVSSGMWPALWMLGSNVAKVNWPECGEIDIMELVGKNPQQIVGSFHWEKADQTEGTINNRYNLINEDFSKNFHLYSLIRKKDSMQILVDNIPYVKVSRQDFKDGSYPFDNPFFLLFNVAVGGDWPGNPDSTTKFPQRMLIDYVRYYKPL